One stretch of Clavelina lepadiformis chromosome 6, kaClaLepa1.1, whole genome shotgun sequence DNA includes these proteins:
- the LOC143463300 gene encoding uncharacterized protein LOC143463300 — translation MNCDECHNEIPDIFMICSHCGHATTLDQDQIISEYFHSGYEYGEILQLLHSRHNYAISMRTLKRRLHKIGLRRKCGWKKDITVLFQAEKHIEELLDGPSTFGGYRSVWHTLQMEGLRVPRLYVADVLRNIDPKGCEARRAHRLRRREYHNPGPNYAWHTDGYDKLKPFGFSIHGAIDGFSRKVLWLNVT, via the exons ATGAATTGTGATGAGTGCCATAATGAGATACCtgacatttttatgatatGTTCACACTGTGGTCACG cTACTACTTTGGATCAAGATCAAATAATATCTGAATATTTCCATTCAGGATATGAGTATGgagaaattttacaattgcTACACAGTCGTCATAACTACGCAATCAGTATGAGAACTTTAAAGAGACGATTGCACAAAATTGGACTGCGAAGAAAATGTGGCTGGAAAAAAGACATCACCGTTTTATTTCAGGCAGAAAAACATATCGAGGAGTTGTTAGATGGACCCTCTACTTTTGGTGGATATCGGTCAGTTTGGCACACATTACAAATGGAAGGTTTAAGAGTACCAAGGTTGTATGTAGCTGATGTACTACGTAATATTGATCCGAAAGGGTGTGAGGCTCGAAGAGCTCACCGTTTAAGGCGAAGAGAGTATCACAACCCTGGCCCAAATTATGCATGGCACACAGATGGTTACGACAAGCTGAAACCATTCGGATTTTCTATACATGGTGCAATTGATGGATTTAGTCGAAAAGTGCTGTGGCTTAATGTTACATGA